A single window of Anomaloglossus baeobatrachus isolate aAnoBae1 chromosome 5, aAnoBae1.hap1, whole genome shotgun sequence DNA harbors:
- the LOC142310518 gene encoding uncharacterized protein LOC142310518, with translation MSSSGSPPFGSETEVAETSQEMLPEEDGRGGEIHGAGGHSASTSRAHDRAPPRPSQGRRRGGGGHSASQRAPDSDGEEAGFINIDLLIDEVREREPLWNMADRRHADSIVTRRLWDEVCHAAVEGWGELNSRGQKKQRDKLQKRWRSIRDRFKKELNQEMQAPSGSGGRRSKYRYFRALSFLRTTMVCRSTVCSTQEPASNPTGAIPEQSATGEHRHRPHPSEPSLPSTSVPSTCAGASRETSLPEAAGDEIAFPLPHPSDTAALSRTPLGSGRQRHRGQEKSYAPEFLHLNAAFQNAIQLLAEQNRSSFSLINANMEKNTHELCTRLDRLHLDASKSPNHCFFQAVLERMEKLSLDHQMHVMQATRQALAQVDSQPPPPTPPRPPAPPPAIVPTPPTAQYQPAAQYQPAAQYQPAAQYQPAAQYQPAAQYQPAAQYQLPTTSAPTLPTHYHISPSTPIMTPTQATNSPATSSVSQSLHSTPQSLPNPIPSPGFPLGFSSTPSPSVTSPPPPPPTPLSTLNTPTVRVFPPVSPSSTISTPSPRYTNL, from the exons atgtcgtcttctggtagcccgcccttcggttcagaaactgag gtggccgaaacatcacaggagatgctgccagaagaggacggaaggggtggagaaatacacggagcgggcggtcatagt gcttcaacttctagggctcacgatagagctcccccaagaccgtcccagggtcgtcgtcgaggtggcggtggtcatagt gcatcacagcgtgctcccgattctgacggtgaggaggccggatttatcaacatcgacctcctcatcgatgaagttagagaaagggagccgctgtggaacatggctgaccgccgccacgctgattcgatcgtaacccgtcgactctgggacgaggtatgccacgcagcggtagaaggttggggggagctcaattctcgtggccagaagaaacagc gtgacaaacttcagaagcggtggcggtctatcagggatcgcttcaaaaaggagttgaatcaagagatgcaggccccgagtggatccggaggacgcagatcgaagtaccgttactttagagcgttgtcgttcctccggacaactatggtgtgcagaag caccgtctgcagcactcaggagcctgcatcgaacccgacaggagcgatccctgaacagtccgccactggggaacacaggcacagaccccacccatctgaaccttcccttccatcgacatctgtcccatccacctgcgctggagcttcccgtgagacttcattacctgaagctgctggtgatgagatagcttttcccctaccccacccctctgacactgctgccctcagtagaacacctttgggttctgggcgtcagcgtcataggggtcaggaaaagagctatgcgcccgagttcttgcatctaaatgcagccttccagaacgccattcaattattagccgaacaaaatcgttcatcttttagcttaataaatgccaatatggaaaaaaatacgcacgaattgtgcacgcgtctggacaggctgcatttagatgcaagtaaatcacccaatcattgtttttttcaagccgtactagagcgcatggaaaagctatctcttgaccatcagatgcatgtaatgcaagccacacggcaggctctggcgcaggttgactcccaaccacctccacccacccctccaagaccacctgccccccctccagccattgtccctactccccctactgcccagtaccagcctgctgcccagtaccagcctgctgcccagtaccagcctgcagcccagtaccagcctgcagcccagtaccagcctgcagcccagtaccagcctgcggcccagtaccagctcccaaccacatctgcccctacacttcctacccactaccacatctcgccttccacacccatcatgaccccaactcaagccactaattcaccagccacctcttctgtctcccaatcactccactccacccctcaatccttaccaaatcccatcccatctcctggtttccctcttggtttctcaagcacaccttcaccttctgttacttccccaccaccaccaccaccaacaccactttccaccctcaatactccaactgtgcgtgtgttcccacctgtcagcccctccagtactatctccaccccaagcccaagatataccaatttataa